In the genome of Nocardioides marmoribigeumensis, one region contains:
- a CDS encoding prenyltransferase/squalene oxidase repeat-containing protein — protein sequence MSHLRARTRAPRRALLVSGTVLGLALAAVPAQALTAADVETGATAGSRSADYLSRQLGKDDLVHGEYEYPAGTWNPTTDHGLSLDLVYAFRRLGGHAAEQRAILDAMAGQADAYTGQGAYAGPLGKLVQVAVSAGRDIDSYAGGKLDDELRDRVVTGASSEHGRAKDRVDPTDQYSADYSNTIGQAFVVRAFAALHDGLLDDTTAFLLQQQCAAGWFREGMDGADHTCDGAPEAQRSPSVDATAHGIRALLAARAAGVKGLTDDIDDAVSWLVRRQRIDGSFVGNGVANANSTGLAAYALASTGHPGPAGTAAAWVRRHQVDGLTIKQHPRLKGYNGSVAYSDTDLADGKKDGVSRGAKRTWQRAAAEGALALPSLLPRRTLGFVAPDRAPRGSRVTVTIRGLKPGERWAVRQAGVVLAQGRVPATGRVVAQVRMPDRRARVTLRAVGSRVSRTATQAVTLR from the coding sequence ATGTCACACCTCCGTGCGCGCACCCGCGCGCCGCGCCGCGCGCTCCTGGTCTCCGGGACCGTGCTCGGGCTCGCCCTGGCCGCCGTACCGGCACAGGCCCTCACCGCCGCCGACGTCGAGACCGGCGCCACCGCCGGCTCGCGGTCCGCGGACTACCTCTCCCGTCAGCTCGGCAAGGACGACCTGGTCCACGGGGAGTACGAGTACCCCGCCGGCACCTGGAACCCCACCACCGACCACGGCCTCTCGCTGGACCTGGTCTACGCCTTCCGCCGCCTCGGCGGGCACGCCGCGGAGCAGCGGGCGATCCTGGACGCGATGGCGGGCCAGGCGGACGCCTACACCGGCCAGGGTGCGTACGCCGGCCCGCTCGGCAAGCTGGTCCAGGTGGCGGTGAGCGCCGGCCGCGACATCGACTCCTACGCCGGCGGGAAGCTCGACGACGAGCTGCGTGACCGCGTGGTGACCGGTGCCTCCAGCGAGCACGGCCGCGCCAAGGACCGCGTGGACCCCACCGACCAGTACTCCGCCGACTACTCCAACACCATCGGGCAGGCGTTCGTCGTGCGTGCGTTCGCGGCGCTGCACGACGGTCTCCTCGACGACACCACCGCGTTCCTGCTCCAGCAGCAGTGCGCCGCGGGCTGGTTCCGTGAGGGCATGGACGGGGCCGACCACACGTGCGACGGCGCCCCCGAGGCGCAGAGGTCGCCCAGCGTCGACGCCACGGCCCACGGCATCCGCGCCCTCCTCGCGGCCAGGGCCGCAGGCGTCAAGGGCCTCACCGACGACATCGACGACGCCGTCTCCTGGCTGGTCCGTCGCCAGCGCATCGACGGCTCGTTCGTGGGCAACGGGGTCGCCAACGCCAACTCCACGGGCCTCGCGGCCTACGCCCTGGCCTCGACCGGCCACCCGGGCCCGGCCGGCACCGCCGCAGCCTGGGTCCGCCGGCACCAGGTCGACGGGCTGACCATCAAGCAGCACCCGAGGCTGAAGGGCTACAACGGCTCGGTCGCCTACAGCGACACCGACCTCGCCGACGGCAAGAAGGACGGCGTCTCCCGTGGCGCGAAGCGGACCTGGCAGCGCGCCGCTGCCGAGGGCGCCCTCGCGCTGCCCTCGCTGCTGCCCAGGCGCACCCTGGGCTTCGTGGCGCCCGACCGGGCCCCGCGGGGCTCGCGTGTCACGGTCACGATCCGGGGGCTGAAGCCGGGCGAGCGCTGGGCGGTCCGTCAGGCCGGCGTCGTTCTCGCGCAGGGCCGCGTGCCCGCCACCGGGCGTGTGGTCGCCCAGGTGAGGATGCCCGACCGCCGCGCGAGGGTGACCCTGCGCGCCGTCGGCAGCCGCGTGAGCCGCACGGCGACCCAGGCGGTCACGCTCCGATGA